A single genomic interval of Lathyrus oleraceus cultivar Zhongwan6 chromosome 7, CAAS_Psat_ZW6_1.0, whole genome shotgun sequence harbors:
- the LOC127100943 gene encoding heat shock 70 kDa protein, mitochondrial: MKMVPFKIVKAPNGDAWVEANGQQYSPSQIAAFVLTKMKETAESYLGKTVSKGVVTVPAYFNDAQRQATKDAGRIAGIDVQRIINEPIAVALSYGMNNKEGLVAVFDLGGGTFDVSILEISNDVFEVKATNGDTFLGGEDFDNALLEFLASEFKRTESIDLSKDRLALQRLREATEKAKIELSSTSQTKINLPFITADASGAKHLNITVTRSKFEALVNNLIERTRAPYQSCLNDANISVKDIDEVLLVGGMARVPKVQEVVSTIFGKPPSKGVNPDEAVAMGAAL, translated from the coding sequence ATGAAAATGGTTCCATTCAAGATTGTTAAGGCTCCCAATGGAGATGCATGGGTTGAAGCTAATGGACAACAATATTCCCCTAGCCAAATTGCTGCCTTTGTTCTCACCAAGATGAAGGAAACTGCAGAATCTTATCTTGGAAAGACAGTTTCTAAGGGAGTAGTTACTGTTCCAGCTTACTTCAATGATGCTCAAAGGCAGGCAACAAAAGACGCTGGTAGAATTGCAGGTATTGATGTGCAAAGAATCATCAATGAGCCCATTGCTGTCGCACTTTCATATGGGATGAACAACAAGGAGGGTCTCGTTGCTGTTTTTGACCTTGGTGGTGGAACATTTGATGTTTCCATCTTAGAAATTTCTAATGATGTTTTTGAGGTGAAAGCAACAAATGGTGACACTTTCTTGGGAGGAGAGGACTTTGATAATGCCTTATTGGAGTTTTTGGCGAGTGAATTCAAGAGGACTGAGAGTATTGACCTTTCTAAGGATAGGCTTGCCTTGCAAAGGCTTCGCGAAGCTACTGAGAAAGCTAAGATAGAACTGTCTTCAACATCTCAGACAAAGATAAACTTGCCTTTCATCACTGCTGATGCATCTGGTGCTAAGCATCTGAACATCACAGTGACTAGATCTAAGTTTGAAGCTCTAGTAAATAACTTGATTGAAAGAACTAGGGCTCCATATCAAAGTTGTTTGAATGATGCAAACATATCTGTCAAGGATATTGACGAGGTTCTTCTTGTTGGAGGGATGGCCCGTGTGCCTAAAGTCCAAGAGGTGGTTTCAACGATATTTGGAAAGCCTCCCAGTAAAGGAGTAAATCCTGATGAGGCAGTTGCAATGGGAGCAGCACTCTAG